A genomic segment from Leptospira perdikensis encodes:
- a CDS encoding hydrolase, carbon-nitrogen family protein: MHNLYVPPYKILTFIVLFGFGFFSASFLKDDQTTLPKFDIPKPDLSFDIKFDFNLNFSKPEVDEEISKPTKSWNDIRIQTNGIDRKYGNLVGIQLVLQPEDFVKEEWWKERIEETLSKGKTAGIFDRKTIIILPEHTGTGLIFLDEKSRFLNADSFESALKTKGENFTISDLFYLKAEKMADVYVRTFSELAKQYNVPILAGTIILPNPKIVKGSLVLDPKGPLYNVAIPFSAEGKLMDPLVKKSILTEEELKVISAGDVTQDRVWIVPGWKVAIFIGQDVFDSNIYTRLVGKPIDGLISPSATYPNMKWQSFDLEDPNIWKQEGMAKYIKSTKAQDLVQVFMAGHLYDKNWNGKTFNLRDFSNEDQVGSVESPTILNLYF, translated from the coding sequence ATGCATAATTTATATGTCCCACCATACAAAATTCTCACTTTTATTGTTTTGTTTGGATTTGGTTTTTTTTCTGCCTCGTTTTTAAAGGACGATCAGACCACCTTACCGAAGTTCGATATCCCGAAACCAGATCTTAGTTTTGACATTAAATTTGATTTTAACTTAAATTTTAGTAAACCTGAAGTAGATGAAGAAATTTCTAAACCAACGAAATCTTGGAATGATATCAGGATTCAAACCAATGGAATTGATCGAAAGTACGGAAATTTAGTTGGAATTCAGTTAGTTCTCCAACCAGAAGATTTTGTTAAAGAAGAATGGTGGAAAGAACGAATTGAAGAAACTTTAAGTAAAGGTAAAACTGCAGGAATTTTTGATCGCAAAACAATTATTATACTTCCTGAACACACTGGAACTGGACTAATATTTCTAGATGAAAAATCTAGGTTTTTGAATGCAGATTCTTTCGAATCCGCTTTAAAAACCAAAGGAGAAAATTTTACAATTTCCGATTTGTTTTATTTAAAAGCAGAGAAAATGGCTGATGTATATGTTCGAACATTTTCTGAACTAGCGAAACAATACAACGTTCCGATTTTGGCGGGAACGATCATTTTGCCGAATCCAAAAATCGTTAAGGGTAGTCTCGTCCTAGATCCTAAAGGGCCTTTGTACAATGTAGCCATTCCTTTTTCTGCCGAGGGAAAACTAATGGATCCTCTAGTTAAAAAATCAATTTTAACAGAAGAGGAATTGAAAGTTATTTCAGCCGGTGACGTCACTCAGGATCGAGTTTGGATTGTTCCTGGTTGGAAGGTTGCGATTTTCATTGGGCAGGATGTTTTTGATAGTAACATTTATACTCGCCTTGTCGGTAAACCAATTGATGGTTTGATTTCCCCATCGGCTACTTATCCCAACATGAAATGGCAATCCTTTGATTTAGAAGATCCTAATATTTGGAAACAAGAAGGTATGGCAAAATACATCAAATCAACAAAAGCACAAGACCTTGTACAAGTGTTTATGGCTGGGCATTTATATGATAAAAATTGGAACGGAAAAACATTTAACCTAAGAGATTTTTCGAATGAGGATCAGGTGGGATCGGTAGAAAGTCCTACGATCTTAAACTTGTACTTTTAA
- a CDS encoding NAD(P)H-dependent flavin oxidoreductase, which translates to MKIKTKISEMLKIDLPIIAAPMFLVSYPELVVAVSEAGGIGCFPSLNYRTPEQLREGILEIRSKTKKPIGVNLILHKEHNPNWAKQFEVVMDLKVELIITSLGTPRTIAKEIKSNGSTLFCDVTTLKHANIVAKSGADALIAVSQGAGGHAGAITPFALIPYLKKEVGLPVIAAGAISTGSQMAAALSLGADAVYIGTRFIATPESKAQNEYKQMLIDSSPDEIVYTEKISGIPANWLSKSVERSPEILEDGPKKIAAGHAGGEKAIEQEYKRWRDIWSAGQGVAQIHEVKPAGEIVKEIASEYLATVNNLPR; encoded by the coding sequence ATGAAAATCAAAACAAAAATCAGCGAAATGTTGAAAATTGATCTACCGATCATCGCAGCACCTATGTTCCTTGTCTCCTATCCGGAGTTAGTGGTGGCAGTTTCCGAGGCTGGGGGGATTGGTTGTTTCCCGTCTTTGAACTACAGAACGCCAGAACAATTGCGCGAAGGAATCCTTGAAATTCGTTCAAAAACAAAAAAACCCATAGGTGTCAATTTGATCCTACACAAAGAACACAACCCTAATTGGGCGAAACAATTTGAAGTAGTTATGGATTTAAAAGTAGAACTCATCATCACAAGTCTGGGAACTCCTAGAACCATTGCGAAAGAAATCAAATCGAATGGATCCACTTTGTTTTGCGATGTGACCACACTCAAACATGCAAACATTGTAGCAAAATCTGGGGCAGACGCTCTCATTGCTGTTTCTCAAGGTGCTGGTGGACATGCCGGAGCCATCACACCTTTCGCACTGATTCCTTACTTGAAAAAAGAAGTAGGGTTACCCGTGATCGCAGCTGGTGCCATCTCTACTGGCTCTCAAATGGCTGCAGCTTTGTCTTTAGGGGCAGATGCAGTTTACATTGGAACTCGTTTCATTGCAACACCTGAATCCAAAGCACAAAATGAATACAAACAAATGTTAATTGATTCAAGTCCTGACGAAATTGTTTATACAGAAAAAATTTCAGGAATACCGGCAAATTGGTTATCAAAATCGGTAGAACGTTCCCCTGAAATTTTAGAAGACGGGCCTAAAAAAATCGCTGCGGGTCATGCTGGCGGAGAAAAAGCCATTGAACAGGAATACAAACGATGGAGAGATATTTGGTCTGCTGGCCAAGGGGTAGCGCAAATCCATGAAGTGAAACCTGCAGGTGAGATTGTAAAAGAGATCGCAAGTGAATACCTGGCAACAGTGAACAATCTTCCTCGCTAA
- a CDS encoding FecR family protein — MFVREIMSLRIFLTLSSFILTTVSLSAEEFAVATFTRGKVSFLSSTDSSKLWKTLKVNDILKPGDRIKTGNGSKVDFLYQETEIRIQPNTDFTLKEWNSEKKLAKAYVEKGAAWFRVSNFKKGSFEVSTPTTTAGVRGTAFGVFYEEKEKKGYTCVCEGLVNINGSEFSKSSGGAVKLGATELEKNDYKELITKDGATIQLREKRKDNPMLSRCLPCHKPVGWEDTSFTPDETYGKK; from the coding sequence ATGTTTGTTAGAGAGATTATGAGCCTCAGAATCTTTCTAACCCTTTCCTCCTTCATCCTAACTACTGTTTCCCTTTCTGCGGAAGAATTTGCTGTTGCAACTTTTACTCGTGGGAAGGTGAGTTTTTTATCTTCCACAGATTCCTCTAAACTTTGGAAAACTTTGAAAGTTAACGACATCCTCAAGCCAGGCGATAGAATCAAAACAGGAAACGGATCCAAGGTAGACTTCCTATACCAAGAAACGGAGATTCGCATTCAACCTAACACAGATTTTACTTTAAAAGAATGGAATTCAGAAAAAAAACTCGCCAAAGCTTATGTAGAAAAAGGGGCAGCCTGGTTTCGGGTTAGTAATTTTAAAAAAGGAAGTTTTGAGGTCTCTACTCCTACAACCACTGCTGGTGTTCGCGGAACAGCTTTTGGAGTGTTCTACGAAGAAAAAGAAAAGAAGGGATATACTTGCGTTTGCGAGGGCCTTGTTAATATCAATGGTTCAGAATTTTCTAAAAGTTCTGGTGGTGCTGTTAAATTAGGGGCCACTGAATTGGAAAAAAATGATTACAAAGAATTAATCACTAAGGATGGTGCTACCATTCAGCTCAGAGAAAAACGAAAAGATAATCCAATGTTGTCTCGTTGCCTTCCTTGTCACAAACCTGTTGGTTGGGAAGATACAAGTTTTACTCCGGACGAAACTTACGGTAAAAAGTGA
- a CDS encoding NUDIX domain-containing protein: protein MSKHGFFQITQKLFLRNGDQMLVLRDRKSGHGDLPGGRMNEDEFFSDWSESIFREVTEELGEQIKIDVNPEPIFIHKHMVNEGNIPCIIVAYTAKLLNGKIQLSDEHDFMDWVDIKTFDPSKLFSEYMLEAVQLYLTKYA from the coding sequence ATGAGTAAACATGGTTTTTTTCAAATCACACAGAAGTTGTTTCTTCGTAATGGAGATCAAATGTTGGTGTTACGAGACAGGAAATCCGGCCATGGGGATCTTCCTGGTGGCCGGATGAACGAAGACGAATTTTTTTCTGATTGGTCAGAAAGTATTTTTCGTGAAGTTACGGAAGAATTGGGAGAACAAATAAAAATTGATGTAAATCCAGAACCAATTTTTATTCATAAACATATGGTGAACGAGGGAAATATTCCCTGCATTATCGTGGCTTATACCGCCAAACTTTTGAATGGGAAGATCCAGTTGTCGGATGAACACGATTTTATGGATTGGGTTGATATTAAAACCTTTGATCCGTCTAAACTTTTTTCGGAGTATATGTTGGAAGCTGTCCAACTCTATTTAACAAAATATGCATAA
- a CDS encoding PP2C family protein-serine/threonine phosphatase, whose protein sequence is MKEVKSYKSIHTLLQFILYLGFAVLFLGCLDLHSETKPDHQFQQSVYLLDRYYFWSSEEVLDPNSIPNNVWRKMKPNELGMESKESQYLYVKFSDQFIRQLKSPVLSIGIALEQFKIFQGSELVFESKLHDHIFPYIIPLKQDPSGSLIIQFHSRYRGFIGMDREVFFKDHSQALVDLFLDNFSETFFAPILLILSIIFFGFYFLRKREIIFLNFSILLFSASLIEVLNGFVGFSLSQFSYFVIPLAFFNFAFFPFALLLFLIGIFPPFFRNLFKAIAVLHLFVFFISLVNNYENGISFLNSENDYDWIIIFEGIVAIFSSVYVLIKGNKNLQTITFGLLFIVVGGLHDILIDLGFLNYGVRLIHYSFIMMMVLFGFYVFKHYWQLLQSISRMNAELRNKNKELQRLIQIDKDLALAHALQKSLLSSKYNEDERIRIIGFSQNLESVGGDYFDHTKDSMGNWAILMADVSGHGISSAMVAAMSKMAFVGASAYLQFPSRVFHSMNRHLVGKTKNLFITASYVFIDTESFTATFSNAGHPGFFLIRNSESEVIHLNVKGKPLGLFSHLPYAEETVKLQSGDKILLYTDGIFDLLNEAGDSFGEEKLKSLLWDNRYQKFQDLAKVIQDSLFKFSVGWKYQMDDLSFLLVEIK, encoded by the coding sequence TTGAAAGAAGTCAAATCATATAAATCAATTCATACTCTCTTGCAGTTTATTCTTTATTTGGGGTTTGCAGTTTTATTTTTAGGTTGTTTGGACTTACATTCGGAAACTAAACCCGACCACCAGTTCCAACAATCTGTTTATCTTCTGGATCGGTATTACTTTTGGTCTTCCGAGGAAGTATTGGACCCGAATTCGATTCCTAACAATGTTTGGCGAAAAATGAAACCCAATGAATTGGGGATGGAATCTAAGGAAAGCCAGTATCTATATGTAAAATTTAGTGATCAATTTATAAGACAACTCAAAAGCCCTGTTTTATCTATTGGGATTGCTTTAGAACAATTTAAGATTTTCCAAGGTAGTGAATTGGTTTTTGAATCAAAACTTCATGATCATATTTTTCCTTATATCATCCCTCTAAAACAAGATCCTTCTGGTTCACTCATCATCCAATTTCATTCCAGATATCGTGGTTTTATAGGAATGGATCGTGAAGTTTTTTTTAAAGATCATTCACAAGCTTTAGTAGATTTGTTTTTGGATAATTTTTCTGAAACTTTTTTTGCTCCTATTTTACTAATCCTTTCAATCATATTTTTCGGGTTTTATTTTTTAAGAAAAAGAGAAATTATTTTTCTTAATTTTTCAATTCTGTTATTCTCTGCCTCTTTGATTGAAGTTTTGAATGGGTTTGTTGGTTTTTCATTGAGTCAGTTTTCTTATTTTGTTATACCACTTGCTTTTTTTAATTTTGCATTTTTCCCCTTTGCACTTTTACTTTTTTTGATTGGGATTTTCCCTCCATTTTTTCGAAATCTTTTTAAGGCGATCGCGGTCCTTCATTTGTTTGTGTTTTTTATTTCACTAGTGAATAATTATGAAAATGGAATTTCTTTTCTTAATAGTGAAAATGATTACGATTGGATCATTATTTTTGAAGGAATCGTTGCCATTTTTTCTTCTGTTTACGTTTTGATTAAAGGAAATAAAAATCTTCAAACCATTACCTTCGGATTATTGTTTATCGTCGTTGGTGGGCTTCATGATATTTTGATAGATCTTGGGTTTTTAAATTATGGAGTTAGACTCATTCATTATAGTTTTATAATGATGATGGTTTTGTTTGGATTTTATGTTTTCAAACATTATTGGCAACTTCTACAATCCATCAGTCGGATGAATGCCGAATTAAGAAATAAAAACAAAGAATTACAAAGATTGATCCAAATCGATAAAGATTTGGCCTTGGCCCATGCTCTCCAAAAATCATTGTTATCATCTAAATACAATGAAGATGAACGAATTCGGATCATTGGATTTTCACAAAACCTAGAATCGGTAGGTGGTGATTATTTTGACCATACAAAAGACAGTATGGGGAATTGGGCCATTCTCATGGCAGATGTTTCTGGGCATGGGATTTCTTCTGCCATGGTGGCCGCCATGTCGAAAATGGCATTTGTGGGAGCAAGTGCTTATCTGCAGTTTCCTTCGCGTGTTTTTCATTCGATGAACAGGCATTTGGTTGGAAAAACAAAAAATTTATTCATCACGGCATCTTATGTATTTATCGATACAGAATCGTTTACAGCGACATTTAGTAACGCAGGCCATCCAGGTTTTTTTCTGATTCGAAATTCCGAATCAGAGGTAATTCATTTAAATGTTAAAGGGAAACCATTAGGTTTATTCTCACATTTACCTTATGCAGAGGAGACTGTAAAATTACAATCAGGGGATAAAATTCTACTCTATACAGATGGAATCTTTGATTTGTTAAATGAGGCTGGTGATAGTTTTGGTGAAGAAAAACTCAAATCGTTATTATGGGACAATCGATATCAAAAATTCCAAGACTTGGCAAAGGTCATTCAAGATTCTCTTTTTAAATTTTCCGTTGGATGGAAGTATCAAATGGACGATTTGAGTTTCCTTCTTGTGGAAATTAAATAA
- a CDS encoding protein-disulfide reductase DsbD family protein, giving the protein MVSEIQSFIEAQLSSGSFSFLSIFFLALGGLLAGLLPCVYPLYPITAGILKSRVSKHKWSHPLVYYIGLATMYAVFGLVAGFSGGVFNSFLRYPETQLVLSILLFILGLSVAEFLYFPFFSGDLRNSVNVSYANTFFLGIGAGLLSSPCVGPVVVSILVQLITYQTEGFNILPILFTSLKMFVFGLGLGIPFLLIGVFGFALPKSGKWMKTIQWILALLILYFSYTYLEKAFGLWGLDSSLSTKVFLIWTLALSFLYLQKKEGLPFEKMKLSLLQMGVYTSIVVLVILLQSTVYKFSSVASGLTFTAAPTEVHGNLEWNRSKGEVYRIAKETGKPIFIDFYADWCTNCKEFQKLTLTQKQWNETLKNKVVLWKVYDTDPIFEEFANDPNYPELKIGLPFFLILTPEGKMIYKSNDYLDTKGMTEAILKI; this is encoded by the coding sequence ATGGTATCTGAAATCCAATCCTTTATTGAAGCCCAATTATCTTCTGGTTCATTTTCGTTTTTAAGTATTTTCTTTTTAGCACTAGGTGGGCTTTTGGCAGGACTTTTACCCTGTGTGTATCCTCTATACCCTATCACAGCTGGAATTTTAAAGTCTCGTGTTTCCAAGCACAAATGGTCTCACCCACTCGTATATTATATCGGTCTTGCAACGATGTATGCTGTATTTGGTCTTGTTGCGGGTTTTAGCGGTGGGGTATTTAATTCTTTTTTACGTTACCCAGAGACTCAACTTGTACTTTCAATTTTGTTATTCATTTTGGGTTTGAGTGTAGCCGAGTTTTTATACTTTCCCTTTTTCTCTGGTGATCTCAGAAATTCAGTAAACGTAAGTTATGCGAATACTTTCTTTTTGGGAATCGGTGCCGGCCTTCTTTCCTCACCTTGTGTTGGGCCTGTCGTTGTATCCATTCTTGTCCAACTCATTACCTACCAAACCGAAGGATTCAACATTTTGCCGATCCTTTTTACTTCTTTAAAAATGTTTGTTTTTGGTTTAGGACTTGGGATCCCTTTTTTACTCATCGGAGTTTTTGGTTTTGCTTTGCCTAAGTCCGGTAAATGGATGAAGACAATTCAGTGGATTCTTGCTCTGCTCATTTTATATTTTTCATATACTTATTTGGAAAAGGCTTTTGGACTTTGGGGTTTGGATTCGAGTTTATCAACGAAGGTTTTTCTGATTTGGACTTTGGCATTAAGTTTTCTCTACTTACAAAAGAAAGAGGGTCTTCCTTTTGAGAAAATGAAACTTTCACTGTTACAAATGGGAGTTTATACTTCGATTGTTGTTCTTGTTATACTTTTACAATCTACTGTTTATAAATTTTCGTCAGTTGCATCGGGTTTAACATTTACCGCGGCCCCGACGGAAGTCCACGGGAATTTGGAATGGAACCGGTCGAAAGGGGAAGTATACCGGATCGCTAAAGAAACAGGAAAACCGATATTTATTGATTTTTATGCAGACTGGTGTACGAACTGCAAAGAGTTTCAGAAATTGACTCTAACTCAAAAGCAATGGAATGAAACTCTCAAAAACAAAGTCGTTCTTTGGAAGGTTTATGACACAGACCCAATATTCGAAGAATTCGCCAATGATCCGAATTACCCTGAATTGAAAATCGGCTTACCTTTTTTCTTGATCCTCACTCCAGAGGGAAAGATGATTTATAAGTCGAACGATTATTTAGATACCAAAGGAATGACCGAAGCCATTCTCAAAATTTAA
- a CDS encoding rhomboid family intramembrane serine protease — protein MRSFLWEFPLTAGFSLFLFLLYPVVSIFFPELVGVYFIATPGEFEPINWILSTFFHGSGAHLLSNLFFLLILGRVVENRVGKGKWLLFYFMAGVLSVLGDAVVRGLILGDRTPIVGASGAISGLASAATLLSPFQFPISKRKSIPFPVFLFGWMMVYSDVTNLFARDQVAHWAHLGGFFSVFVTSYLLGDKERREIRQGFLLNFTFFTLTIILLFFINNR, from the coding sequence ATGCGATCGTTTCTTTGGGAATTTCCCCTCACAGCTGGATTTTCATTATTCCTTTTTTTATTATACCCTGTTGTATCTATTTTTTTTCCAGAACTGGTTGGGGTATACTTTATTGCAACACCAGGTGAATTTGAGCCGATCAATTGGATTCTTTCTACCTTTTTTCATGGATCCGGTGCCCACCTTTTATCCAATTTATTTTTTCTTTTAATCCTTGGTCGGGTAGTAGAGAATCGAGTTGGTAAAGGTAAGTGGTTATTGTTTTATTTTATGGCTGGCGTATTATCTGTATTAGGTGATGCAGTAGTCAGAGGACTAATTTTAGGAGATAGGACCCCCATTGTGGGTGCGAGTGGGGCCATTTCGGGTTTGGCTTCTGCTGCCACATTACTTTCCCCTTTTCAATTTCCCATTTCCAAAAGAAAATCCATTCCTTTCCCAGTTTTTTTGTTTGGTTGGATGATGGTTTATTCTGATGTTACCAATTTGTTTGCACGTGATCAAGTGGCGCACTGGGCGCACTTAGGTGGTTTTTTCTCTGTCTTTGTTACTAGTTATTTACTTGGTGATAAAGAGAGACGAGAAATCAGACAGGGCTTTCTTTTGAACTTTACCTTTTTTACATTGACGATCATTCTTCTTTTTTTTATCAACAATAGGTAA
- a CDS encoding zinc-binding dehydrogenase, which translates to MKAAVLPQGSRSLEIQELDLPPLLPNQVKLKVKACGICGSDIHLVLHGKMKASYTPCVPGHETSGVVEEVGEEVTKFKKGDRVVVSAGTSCGKCKHCLVGRENLCEEIGVLGFNQRGGFAEYLQIEERYLHQLPDEIPFTEGAILADAVSTPYHAVKYQGEIKPGDTVAIIGCGGLGIHAVAIAKALGAGRIFAVDIDSGSLENAKAYGADELILVEKTMQVGKVLKEKSGGIDLLCDFSGYMPNIENSVRAMSRGGRIVLVGIGRNKLEIPMPFFLIERQIRITGSYGSDRRAIPELIQLYKDKKLSLTKSISGVHKLEDTNEFLHALEEKKGNPIRFIINPEL; encoded by the coding sequence ATGAAAGCAGCAGTCCTCCCCCAAGGTTCTAGATCCCTTGAAATTCAAGAATTAGATCTCCCTCCTCTCCTTCCCAACCAAGTAAAACTCAAAGTCAAAGCCTGCGGTATTTGTGGATCAGACATACACTTGGTTTTACATGGAAAAATGAAAGCCAGTTATACACCTTGTGTTCCAGGCCACGAAACCTCAGGAGTTGTGGAAGAAGTTGGAGAAGAAGTTACCAAATTCAAAAAAGGAGACCGAGTGGTTGTCAGTGCAGGAACTTCCTGTGGAAAATGTAAACATTGTTTGGTGGGCCGTGAAAACCTATGTGAAGAAATTGGAGTTCTTGGTTTTAACCAACGCGGAGGATTTGCAGAATACTTACAAATCGAAGAACGATATCTACATCAGTTACCTGACGAAATCCCATTTACAGAAGGTGCCATTCTAGCCGATGCCGTCTCTACCCCCTACCATGCAGTCAAATACCAAGGAGAAATCAAACCAGGGGATACGGTTGCGATTATAGGCTGTGGAGGTTTAGGAATCCATGCTGTTGCCATCGCCAAGGCTTTGGGAGCCGGTCGTATCTTTGCTGTAGATATTGATAGTGGTTCTTTGGAAAATGCAAAGGCATACGGAGCCGATGAACTGATCCTCGTCGAAAAAACTATGCAAGTGGGCAAGGTTTTAAAGGAAAAATCTGGCGGCATAGATTTGTTATGCGACTTTTCGGGATATATGCCAAATATTGAAAATTCTGTTCGGGCTATGAGTCGAGGAGGACGGATTGTCCTTGTTGGTATCGGCCGAAACAAACTAGAAATACCCATGCCATTTTTTCTGATTGAACGACAAATCAGAATCACAGGTTCTTATGGGTCTGACAGAAGGGCGATCCCCGAACTCATCCAACTTTATAAAGACAAAAAATTAAGCCTGACAAAGTCTATTAGTGGAGTGCATAAGTTAGAAGATACCAATGAATTTTTGCATGCCTTGGAAGAGAAAAAAGGAAATCCTATTCGTTTTATCATCAATCCGGAATTATAA
- a CDS encoding adhesin OmpL37 family surface protein translates to MKRFSVILLLFLAAIGEMTPDQSSSKATQLIRVSYGLKDNYEFLRILNSTISNRGTDDQKKYFKRCVQHHIESEILHLQMDLGRSYSELRRTQGLLIQLYIFVLEDEIEELETELGRLARLANGKEKTETKSYLRLGYREIAVAKQKLIVGKNIRPYLYLMKLQELAYSLKSLKQAEKYIVLLGLLHDSVDEFDRESRTFAEMAHEVNRIIFSDREKYLRLLYDSHFDSYGALDYYEIIWKQPDLHELAAGIPGFDPSYVRNPEEVKPPTFQ, encoded by the coding sequence ATGAAACGTTTTTCGGTAATACTACTACTCTTCCTCGCTGCAATCGGAGAGATGACACCGGACCAGTCCAGTTCCAAAGCAACTCAGTTAATTCGTGTTAGCTATGGACTTAAGGACAACTACGAGTTTCTACGCATTCTAAATTCAACAATCAGTAATAGAGGAACTGACGACCAAAAAAAGTATTTCAAACGTTGTGTACAACACCATATAGAATCAGAAATTCTGCATTTACAAATGGATTTGGGACGTTCCTATTCGGAACTTAGAAGAACACAGGGACTTCTCATCCAACTTTATATTTTTGTTTTAGAAGATGAAATTGAAGAGTTGGAAACAGAGCTGGGTCGCCTGGCAAGACTTGCTAATGGAAAGGAAAAAACAGAAACTAAGTCCTATCTTCGTTTAGGGTATCGCGAAATTGCAGTTGCAAAACAGAAGTTAATCGTAGGAAAAAACATTCGGCCTTATTTGTATTTAATGAAACTTCAGGAATTGGCATATTCCTTAAAGTCCCTCAAACAAGCAGAAAAGTATATTGTACTCCTTGGGCTATTACATGATTCTGTTGATGAATTTGATAGAGAAAGCCGAACTTTTGCTGAAATGGCCCATGAAGTGAATCGAATCATCTTTTCTGACCGCGAAAAGTATTTACGGTTGCTCTATGATAGTCATTTTGATTCTTACGGGGCTTTGGATTATTATGAAATTATTTGGAAACAACCAGATTTACATGAATTGGCAGCTGGGATTCCAGGTTTTGATCCGTCATACGTAAGAAATCCAGAAGAAGTCAAACCACCCACATTTCAATAG
- a CDS encoding alcohol dehydrogenase catalytic domain-containing protein, whose translation MNLKFRAKDYTSEDSFESAEYEYFGSETEGWEIKRNGQEYLHLGPGYIPLKTISCGVCSTDIDRRFLPFPLPQIIGHEVLAEGLGADQGKQFVVEINDTFEARGDKVPDAFCREGIPTHSPERRVLGIDRLPGGFGPYILAPIHAAISLEGVSSKAAVLMEPFAAALQAILASPPKPGDHVAVLGPRRLGSLILAALASYRKTNNSDFRITAITRHDHLVTLSKAMGADEVVDLRKTEIPALKNKFDIVYDTTSTTSGFESALKIAKREVHLKTTNGQIMAGLAHLTELVVDELSILPYSESNTLFHWKKENRKNKNIFLFNGVSETIKGNLKKQFNVFEGSAEEAEGILNSPKFSDRVPRFDLVIVSSPEELSLAIRPNPAHENSLVRPRGAILVDTSNQNNWSDDVGLVKQFFVDGKEIHSSRCGDFHMAISLLRDNPEITNALETNLISHRFSSDQLEEAYATAKDPSSVKVVVDFK comes from the coding sequence ATGAACTTAAAATTTCGAGCGAAGGATTATACATCCGAAGACTCGTTTGAATCCGCAGAATACGAGTATTTTGGTAGTGAAACGGAAGGTTGGGAGATCAAACGAAACGGCCAAGAGTATCTCCATCTAGGGCCTGGTTACATTCCCCTCAAAACCATATCCTGCGGAGTTTGTTCTACCGATATCGATAGACGTTTTTTACCCTTTCCTCTTCCACAAATCATTGGGCATGAAGTCCTTGCCGAAGGTCTTGGCGCCGACCAAGGCAAACAGTTCGTTGTTGAAATTAATGATACCTTTGAGGCACGAGGAGATAAAGTCCCTGACGCATTTTGTAGGGAAGGTATCCCGACTCATTCCCCCGAAAGGAGAGTGCTCGGAATTGATCGCTTACCTGGCGGATTTGGTCCTTATATTTTAGCGCCAATACATGCTGCAATTTCTCTCGAGGGTGTTTCTTCAAAGGCAGCTGTTCTTATGGAACCATTTGCTGCCGCTTTACAAGCAATCCTTGCCTCTCCGCCGAAACCGGGAGACCATGTGGCGGTTCTCGGGCCACGTCGTTTAGGAAGTTTGATTTTGGCAGCACTTGCATCATATCGCAAAACAAATAATTCTGATTTTCGCATAACTGCGATTACCCGACATGACCATTTGGTTACCTTATCTAAAGCCATGGGTGCAGACGAGGTAGTTGATCTTCGCAAAACAGAGATTCCTGCACTCAAAAACAAGTTTGATATTGTTTATGATACAACTTCCACAACTTCAGGGTTTGAATCAGCTTTGAAAATTGCTAAACGAGAAGTCCATCTAAAAACAACCAATGGCCAAATAATGGCAGGTCTTGCTCATTTGACAGAACTAGTGGTAGATGAACTTTCAATCCTTCCTTATTCAGAATCCAATACATTGTTCCATTGGAAAAAGGAAAATCGCAAAAACAAAAATATATTTTTGTTTAACGGGGTATCTGAAACAATCAAAGGGAATCTAAAAAAACAATTCAATGTGTTTGAAGGAAGTGCAGAGGAAGCAGAAGGTATATTGAACTCACCTAAATTTTCCGATAGAGTTCCTCGCTTTGATCTAGTGATAGTTTCCAGTCCAGAAGAATTGAGCCTTGCCATCCGACCAAATCCTGCTCATGAAAATTCTTTGGTTCGACCAAGAGGAGCAATCCTTGTAGACACCAGTAATCAAAATAACTGGTCAGATGATGTTGGTTTGGTAAAACAATTCTTTGTCGACGGAAAGGAAATTCACAGTTCTCGATGTGGAGATTTCCATATGGCCATCTCTTTACTTCGTGATAATCCAGAGATCACGAACGCTCTCGAAACTAATTTAATTTCTCATCGTTTTTCTTCAGACCAATTGGAAGAGGCTTATGCAACAGCAAAAGATCCTTCCAGTGTTAAGGTAGTGGTAGATTTTAAATAA